GGCCGCTACCAAAGTTAAAATAAATTGATTAAGCGCCCAAAACATACCGGTCCACCACACGCTACCTATGGTAAAAACCAATAAATACTTGCGCTTATCTTTAATCTGGTAAGACAGCCCGTCAAAGACCATTGTTAATAAGCCAAAGATTTGGCTTATAATAAACATACGCAGCGGCACAGTTAGCTCCATGCCTAAAAAGGTTTCCATAAAAATACTCCCGTTTTAAGAGTAGCTAATTTACGAAAAATTATCAATATGCTACATCAAAAAAATTAAGAACTAATAATTAAAAATTAAGAGCTACTATTTTTAATTATTAGTTCTTAATTATTAGCTACCGTTTCGTTAATTAAATCTTCCAGCTGCAAAGCCTCGTATAACTTTAAGCTCTCCTCAAAATGAGGGCGAATGATAGGGTGCTCGGGAGCAAAGAGGCTGCAACAATCGGTTTCGGCCTCTATCGAGGTAGTGTAGGTATTAATTTTTTTGGCTATAGCGATAATCTCATTTTTATCCATACCAATACAAGGCCGCAGCACAAGACCACCGGCCAGCGCATCGGTAAAGGTTAAGGCGGCAAGGGTTTGGCTGGCCACTTGCCCCAAACTTTCGCCGGTAATAAGGCCGGCTGCACCAAGTTGCCCGGCCAATTTTTGGCAAATTTGCATCATCGCTGCCCGGCTAAAAAGGGTGGTATAGCGGCTATCGCCTTTATTAATTGCCAGCTGGATAGGCGTAAAATTAATGGCATACAAAGGCAGCTTACCATTATTATAAACGGCCAGCTGTTCGGCTAACCGTTGCACCTTAGCTAAAGCCGCCGGACTGGTGTAAGGCGGGGTATGAAAGTGCACCGCCGTTAGGCTTAAGCCGCGCTTCATCATTAAATAGGCAGCTACCGGGCTATCTATCCCCCCCGAAAGCAACACGATACCCCGCCCGCTGCTGCCCACCGGCAAACCGGCGGCAGCCTGTACGGTATTTTTATCTACGCCATAAAGAAAAGCCAAATGACGCACCTCAACCACTATCGTATAACTAGGGGCTTTAACATCTACTTTTAAGCTAGGATACGCCGTTAAAATATCGCCGCCCAACTGCGCCGCCAGCTGATAACTGGTAAGGGCAAACCCTTTATCGGTGCGTCTGGCCTCTACTTTAAAGCCGGTGCCGCCGGGCAATTTAGCCGCTAAATTAAGCGCCGCTTGTCTAATGGACTCGTAATTTTTAGCGCAGCTTGTCGTTAAATGAAAGCCGGCCAAACCAAAGGTACTGCCTAACACCTGCTCTATCTTGGCGGTATCTTCATCACTTTCTAGGTAAAAACGGCCATCACGTATCTCTATACTGCATTCCAGTTGCTTTTTTAAGTTGGCTTTTAACTGCTGCTCAAACTGCCGTTTAGTGCCTTTTTTAAGGGCCAGCTCGCCAATGCGAAGTAAATAAAGCTGCTTCATGGCAGCAGTGTAGCATATTACGAGATAATAGGGAATAATTAATAACCGGTGTCTTCCAGTAATATATTAATTCTCAGACTACTTCAAAATTTGCAAAATAATTTCACCCTCAATATTTAATTAATTGTATTTTTATTACTAAATATTTAATTAACCGAAAGCATACTCTCCTTATAATACTTTCTCAAATAATATTTAAGTAAATAATATATTTCTTTACATAACAACAATATAGTTGACAAGCTATTATTAAGTGTGGTATAAAAGGTAAGCCATAGACTAATAAAAATTTTTTTCATGGTTCTGTATTTTTGATGGATTACTTCGGTAATTTTACTATGGTAATAAGTTTATACATCCTCTAAAAGATTGTAAACTTCTGAAGTAATCCATCTCTTATTTATTAAATATAAAGTAATTTTTTGCTTTTAAAAAAGGAGTGTTGTTCTTTTATTATGAGAAAAATAACGTTTATTTTTATACTTATCTTCGTCATTATGGCCGTATCTGCACAAAGCAGGCTAGCTGGAACCAATAACCAAAATACGCCCGTAGGGCCTGCGCAGTCAGAAATTATTATTGATGCCGGTAATTCAAGTAGAGATATTGCGGTGTGGATTAACGGCACAATTATTGCCCATATTAGCCCCGGTATGCAAGAACGAATAATTGTACCTAATGGCCAAAATAGAGTGGAAGTTGCCGACACAACATTTAACTCAAGAAATAATCAGTGGAGCATAGGCAACAGAAGGTCTGTTATGGTTAATTCTCAATCTAACAGGGTTACTATTGGATTAACCTTGCGTTACGGCGCTGTTATTAATGCCACTATAACCAACACTTCGGCCATCGGAGGCGGTATGCTGGCAACTCAACCGCCAGCAACTGTTCCGCCGCCGGTTACCAATGCGCCAACCTCAAACCAGCCTCCCATAGTCCACGCTGTTAATCAGGCTGCTAATGTGTTAGTAGCAAGAATACCCAATAATGTTACTATAGCTGTTTTAAGTGTGGGAGCTTTAAATAATAGAGAAATTGAGGAAGCTATGTTTGCTTACGACCGCATTACCTTTTTTTTGGTTAATGCCGGGCGTTTTAGAATTGTAGATAGAGGTAGCCTTGATAGCATTAGAAGTGAAATGCGCTTTCAACTTTCAGATGAAGTAAACGACAACACAGCCGTAAGAATAGGGGAAATGCTAGGCGCTCAAATTGTTATAGTTGGCCAAATTAGCGGTAGCGGTAGCTTACGAACTTTAACACTTAGAGCGCTAGATGTACAGTCGGCACAAATTATTGCTATGGCCTCAGAATTTTTTTAACTAATTTATAACACAAAAAATATACTTAAAAAGGAGAGAAAATAAGTATGAAAATTTTTAAAGTTTTAGCATTGTGTTTAGTAACGCTAATAGGTAGCCATGTCTTTGCTATGGATATGGCCGTTGGTGGAGGTATTTTATTTAACCAGTCAAGCACCAGCGGCAGTATAAGTGGCGATGGGATAGGGTTTCCCGGGGAAAGTGTTGATTGGCGAATGAGCCGTTCGGGCTTTGGGGCCTTTGGTTTTTTTGGTTTAGGCCAAAATTGGGAGTTTAACTTGGGCTTTTTATATAAAAACCCGGGCACCGTACGAGAAGAGTGGAGTGATGGCTATACAGATAGCTATGATGCCAGTGACTGGTTTGAGGCACCATTAGCCTTACAAATAGGCATTTACTACAAATACCCTATTGTGCTTAACGAACGTTTTGTTATTTTTCCCACTGCGGGCGTTGACTTTGAGTATACCATAGGTGGCAACGGTGAAAACGATTTTATAGACGAAACCGAATGGTGGCACGAACTATGGGTACGCGCTGGCGTGGGCCTTGATACCTTTATTACCGAAACGATGTTTATAAGAACCCACTTAATTTACGGTGTAGGCCCTGCTTTAGGTGGCAGTGATAGTTTAGGCGCAAGTTTTAGCCATGGTTTATTAGTTAAAATTGGTTTAGGGGTGATGTTTTAATAACATAACTTACAGGAGAGAGTGATGTTTATAAAAAAAATTTTAGTGCTGGCTTTAATCGCAGTAGTTATAACTGGTTGTGTTTCGACAGATTCGTCAGCTAGAACTTCCTCGGGAG
This genomic stretch from Spirochaetaceae bacterium harbors:
- the thiI gene encoding tRNA 4-thiouridine(8) synthase ThiI is translated as MKQLYLLRIGELALKKGTKRQFEQQLKANLKKQLECSIEIRDGRFYLESDEDTAKIEQVLGSTFGLAGFHLTTSCAKNYESIRQAALNLAAKLPGGTGFKVEARRTDKGFALTSYQLAAQLGGDILTAYPSLKVDVKAPSYTIVVEVRHLAFLYGVDKNTVQAAAGLPVGSSGRGIVLLSGGIDSPVAAYLMMKRGLSLTAVHFHTPPYTSPAALAKVQRLAEQLAVYNNGKLPLYAINFTPIQLAINKGDSRYTTLFSRAAMMQICQKLAGQLGAAGLITGESLGQVASQTLAALTFTDALAGGLVLRPCIGMDKNEIIAIAKKINTYTTSIEAETDCCSLFAPEHPIIRPHFEESLKLYEALQLEDLINETVANN
- a CDS encoding penicillin-binding protein activator LpoB; translation: MRKITFIFILIFVIMAVSAQSRLAGTNNQNTPVGPAQSEIIIDAGNSSRDIAVWINGTIIAHISPGMQERIIVPNGQNRVEVADTTFNSRNNQWSIGNRRSVMVNSQSNRVTIGLTLRYGAVINATITNTSAIGGGMLATQPPATVPPPVTNAPTSNQPPIVHAVNQAANVLVARIPNNVTIAVLSVGALNNREIEEAMFAYDRITFFLVNAGRFRIVDRGSLDSIRSEMRFQLSDEVNDNTAVRIGEMLGAQIVIVGQISGSGSLRTLTLRALDVQSAQIIAMASEFF